One Methanobrevibacter sp. TMH8 DNA segment encodes these proteins:
- the modA gene encoding molybdate ABC transporter substrate-binding protein, with translation MNKNNKIIILIIIIIAILAIAGLYLSGALNTGGSNEQGSVDVLMGAGFSKVGADLISEFNKKYPNIKVNAKYGGSGELFATLETQKSGDVFLPADYKYMQDAMDNGYVENNTVKNITKNVPVIIVKKGNPKNITSLKDLAKPGVKVAIGEADGPAIGKTTAQILEKNNLTEAVEGNVVVKSTTVNQLLTYLVTGQCDATIIWEDMTVWEEGKGKIEVIKIPANETVESTVPIATTTFAKDKDAATKFQEFITSEEGKKIWKKWGFEV, from the coding sequence ATGAATAAAAATAATAAAATAATAATTTTAATTATAATAATTATAGCAATATTGGCTATTGCAGGTTTATACCTAAGTGGAGCATTAAATACTGGAGGTTCAAATGAGCAAGGAAGTGTTGATGTACTGATGGGTGCAGGTTTTAGTAAAGTTGGTGCTGATCTTATTAGTGAATTTAATAAAAAATATCCTAATATAAAAGTAAATGCAAAGTATGGCGGAAGTGGTGAATTATTCGCTACACTAGAAACTCAAAAGAGTGGAGATGTTTTTTTACCTGCTGATTACAAATATATGCAAGATGCAATGGATAATGGATATGTTGAAAACAACACTGTGAAAAATATAACTAAAAACGTTCCAGTAATAATTGTTAAAAAAGGAAATCCTAAAAACATTACATCACTTAAAGATTTAGCTAAACCCGGAGTTAAAGTAGCTATTGGAGAGGCTGACGGTCCAGCTATTGGTAAAACAACCGCACAAATATTAGAAAAAAATAATTTAACTGAAGCAGTTGAAGGAAATGTTGTAGTTAAAAGTACAACCGTTAATCAACTTCTTACATATCTTGTAACTGGACAATGTGATGCAACCATAATTTGGGAGGATATGACTGTTTGGGAAGAAGGTAAAGGAAAAATTGAAGTAATTAAAATACCTGCTAACGAAACAGTTGAAAGTACTGTACCAATTGCAACTACCACATTTGCAAAAGATAAAGATGCAGCTACAAAATTCCAAGAATTCATAACTTCTGAAGAAGGTAAAAAAATCTGGAAAAAATGGGGATTCGAAGTATAA
- a CDS encoding DUF128 domain-containing protein: MSKSQEKIIEILRIIEEYDKPVGARIVAKELKNRGYDLGERTIRYHMQILDEKGYTQRKGYSGRILTSLGKAQLKNGLIYDHVDFVFSKFEELIYQTNLDEKNKKGNVVINVSKVILDEDSLKDEKNNPIAIMKKAFSSGLAVSPLVDIEKKKSENSKKNEFIIKTICGTTIDGMLLKNGIPSLPIYGGLLKVEDYVPQRFTELISYKKTSITPINAFVADGMTSILNVLEDGNGIIPANFRVIPTKSLEKAKKLFDDLAKIGINGIVSIGESGEKVLGINVNENFSGIAIIGGITPLCILKEMEKFVEVRLADELSDFEQQKLFNSSITNKGILKNYEGNKDSNKKDKKIDTVFKNSILKPSAKEKELKVSFLLSKAWNLMQDVDFDIETHEGNLIGNLSYVNKDDLDLSINHMKKAYRSAKKYISPYYKIVEPKKDSAHYREDKIGIATICSLSFDGILIKKGIMSTPKYGGLLELGNTPLFTELISYDGSSIDPHEIFIFKNMTSINRNPHKYDSITDENEFSTNFKKILASIKEVPFIAREQTKEILNEMGSIKLPIFKIGKPRELVYNAKVDTYNFGFVTGSGLNPIAAIKENGIDVDFKTIQGNIQLDNMDTL; encoded by the coding sequence ATGTCAAAATCTCAAGAAAAAATCATAGAAATATTAAGAATTATAGAAGAGTATGATAAACCTGTTGGAGCTAGAATCGTAGCTAAAGAACTAAAAAACAGAGGATACGATTTAGGAGAAAGAACTATCAGATATCATATGCAAATTCTTGATGAAAAGGGATATACTCAAAGAAAAGGATATTCTGGAAGAATTTTGACTTCCCTTGGAAAAGCACAATTGAAAAATGGACTTATATATGATCATGTGGATTTTGTATTTTCAAAATTTGAAGAGTTAATTTATCAAACAAATCTTGATGAAAAAAATAAAAAAGGAAATGTTGTTATAAATGTTTCAAAAGTTATTTTAGATGAAGATTCATTAAAAGATGAAAAAAACAATCCTATTGCAATTATGAAAAAAGCTTTTTCATCTGGTTTAGCTGTTAGTCCACTAGTTGATATAGAAAAAAAGAAATCAGAAAATTCAAAAAAGAATGAATTTATCATTAAAACAATTTGTGGAACAACCATTGATGGTATGTTATTGAAAAATGGTATCCCTAGTCTTCCAATATATGGAGGATTGTTAAAAGTAGAAGATTATGTTCCTCAAAGATTTACTGAGTTGATTTCCTACAAAAAGACATCAATTACTCCAATAAATGCTTTTGTAGCAGATGGGATGACTTCTATTTTAAACGTTTTAGAAGATGGGAATGGAATTATTCCTGCTAATTTTAGAGTTATTCCTACAAAATCTCTTGAAAAAGCAAAAAAACTTTTCGATGATCTAGCTAAAATCGGAATAAACGGAATTGTTTCAATTGGAGAAAGTGGTGAAAAGGTTTTAGGAATAAATGTAAATGAAAATTTTTCAGGAATCGCTATAATCGGTGGAATAACTCCTCTTTGTATATTAAAAGAAATGGAAAAATTTGTAGAAGTTAGATTAGCAGATGAATTATCTGATTTTGAACAGCAAAAATTATTTAATAGTAGTATAACTAATAAAGGAATCCTTAAGAATTATGAAGGAAATAAAGATAGCAATAAAAAAGATAAAAAAATAGATACAGTATTTAAAAATAGCATTTTAAAGCCTTCAGCTAAAGAAAAAGAACTAAAAGTATCATTTTTACTTTCAAAAGCCTGGAATCTTATGCAAGATGTTGATTTTGATATCGAAACTCATGAAGGTAATTTAATCGGAAATTTATCTTATGTGAATAAAGATGACTTAGATTTATCAATTAACCATATGAAAAAAGCATACAGATCAGCTAAAAAATATATAAGCCCTTATTATAAAATAGTAGAACCAAAAAAGGACAGTGCACATTACAGAGAGGATAAAATCGGGATAGCTACTATTTGTAGTTTATCTTTTGATGGAATTCTTATTAAAAAGGGAATAATGTCAACTCCCAAATATGGAGGGCTTTTAGAACTTGGAAATACCCCTCTCTTTACAGAACTCATTTCATATGATGGATCTTCAATTGATCCCCATGAAATATTTATTTTTAAAAATATGACCTCAATTAATAGGAATCCTCATAAATATGATTCTATTACTGATGAAAATGAGTTTAGCACCAATTTCAAGAAAATTTTAGCTTCTATAAAAGAAGTTCCATTTATAGCAAGAGAACAAACAAAAGAAATACTAAATGAAATGGGCAGTATTAAATTACCAATTTTTAAAATAGGGAAACCAAGAGAACTTGTTTATAATGCAAAAGTTGATACCTATAATTTTGGTTTTGTTACTGGAAGTGGATTAAATCCAATAGCAGCAATAAAAGAGAATGGAATTGATGTTGATTTTAAAACCATTCAGGGAAATATTCAATTAGATAATATGGATACATTATAA
- the glnA gene encoding type I glutamate--ammonia ligase produces MMDAIGKAMELMNKKGIKFVRLQFVDINGIPKSISVPFGSDEELEDMFNDGVLFDGSSVDGFVEIQDSDLIMKPDPNTFSLLPWRPEESGVCGFICDIYNTNNKPFEGDPRSILKKSLQKINKKGYNYNIGPEPEFFIIDEDEEGNFIPHDNGTYFDVEPIDKGPNFRRKLVVDLEELGFEVEASHHEVAPGQNEIAFKFDNALKTADAVITFKQAIKAIVDNMGYRVTFMPKPFFGVNGSGMHCHQSLFKGNENLFSDENSETGLSKEALYFMGGLLKHSPALSAVVAPTVNSYKRLVPGYEAPVYIAYGLKNRSALIRIPAARGKGTRIEYRSPDPSCNPYLAFAAMLEAGLDGINNKIDPGEPAEFNIYNLSNEELKEKGIETLPASLWEAYHAFEEDDVIINGLGKHISEKFLASKYAEWDEYRIQVFGYEQKKYIGL; encoded by the coding sequence TTGATGGATGCTATAGGAAAAGCAATGGAATTAATGAATAAAAAAGGAATTAAGTTTGTAAGATTACAATTTGTGGATATAAATGGAATCCCAAAAAGTATATCTGTTCCTTTTGGAAGCGATGAAGAACTAGAAGATATGTTTAATGATGGAGTATTATTTGATGGATCTTCTGTAGATGGTTTTGTTGAAATTCAAGACAGTGATTTAATAATGAAACCAGATCCTAACACATTTTCCCTCCTACCATGGAGACCAGAAGAATCTGGAGTATGTGGATTTATCTGTGACATATATAATACAAATAATAAACCATTTGAAGGTGATCCAAGAAGCATACTTAAAAAATCATTGCAGAAAATCAATAAAAAAGGATATAACTACAATATTGGACCAGAACCAGAATTTTTCATAATAGATGAAGATGAAGAAGGAAATTTCATCCCCCATGATAATGGAACATATTTTGATGTTGAGCCTATTGATAAAGGTCCTAACTTCAGAAGAAAGTTAGTTGTAGATCTTGAAGAACTTGGTTTTGAAGTAGAAGCAAGTCATCACGAAGTAGCTCCAGGTCAAAATGAAATTGCATTTAAATTTGATAATGCATTGAAAACAGCTGATGCAGTAATTACATTCAAACAAGCTATTAAAGCTATTGTAGACAATATGGGTTATAGAGTAACATTTATGCCAAAACCTTTCTTTGGAGTTAATGGTAGTGGAATGCACTGTCACCAAAGCTTGTTTAAAGGAAATGAAAACTTGTTTTCTGATGAAAATAGTGAAACTGGATTATCTAAAGAAGCTTTATACTTTATGGGAGGATTACTTAAACATTCCCCAGCATTATCTGCTGTTGTAGCTCCTACTGTAAATTCCTACAAACGTTTAGTACCAGGATATGAAGCACCTGTTTATATAGCTTATGGTCTTAAAAACAGATCTGCACTTATACGTATTCCTGCGGCCCGTGGAAAAGGAACAAGAATTGAATATAGAAGTCCCGATCCATCTTGTAATCCATACCTTGCATTTGCAGCTATGTTAGAAGCTGGTTTAGATGGAATAAACAACAAAATAGACCCAGGAGAACCTGCTGAATTCAATATATACAATTTAAGCAATGAAGAATTAAAAGAAAAAGGCATAGAAACACTTCCTGCAAGTCTATGGGAAGCATATCATGCATTTGAAGAAGATGATGTCATTATAAATGGTCTTGGAAAGCATATAAGTGAAAAATTCTTAGCTTCAAAATATGCAGAATGGGATGAATACAGAATACAAGTATTTGGATATGAACAGAAAAAATACATAGGTCTCTAA
- a CDS encoding aldo/keto reductase has translation MLYRELGKTGEKVSILGFGTMRFPTIDNQPNKIDEKEASAMLKYGIDNGINIIDSAYSYHSLDFDEPGESEPFIGEFLSTGYREKVLISTKLPSWIVEKKGDMERFLDQQLERLQTDSIDIYLLHSLKEDYWKNLTNLDVFEFMDTILGDGRVKHIGFSFHDELDLFLEILDSYDWEVVLTQMNYVDEEYQSGINGVQYLSSINMGNMIMEPLRGGNLVDNIPNEVQSLWDSAPTKKSPVQWAFQYLWDMEGISTVFSGMSSLEQVKENIAIADFGYPNTLTTEEKDIIKEVAKAYKQRKDIACTQCKYCMPCPEKVAIPTCFKEYNIAKMLDNPEASSMQYFSLLNEENYASSCTECGDCVPMCPEMINIPEELKKVKKLFGQ, from the coding sequence ATGCTTTACAGAGAATTAGGAAAAACTGGTGAGAAAGTGTCGATTTTAGGATTTGGAACTATGCGTTTTCCAACTATTGATAATCAACCTAATAAAATCGATGAAAAAGAAGCTTCAGCTATGTTGAAATATGGAATAGATAATGGAATAAATATTATTGATAGTGCATACTCTTATCATTCCCTTGATTTTGATGAACCTGGAGAAAGTGAACCATTTATTGGAGAATTCTTATCAACTGGTTATAGAGAAAAAGTATTGATATCTACAAAGTTACCTAGTTGGATAGTTGAGAAAAAAGGAGATATGGAAAGATTTCTTGATCAACAACTAGAAAGATTGCAGACTGATAGTATTGATATCTATTTACTTCATTCACTTAAAGAAGATTACTGGAAAAACTTGACTAATTTAGATGTATTTGAATTTATGGATACAATATTAGGAGATGGGCGAGTAAAGCACATAGGATTCTCTTTTCATGATGAATTAGATCTTTTCCTTGAAATTCTCGATTCCTATGATTGGGAAGTTGTTCTTACTCAAATGAATTATGTTGATGAAGAATATCAAAGTGGAATCAATGGAGTGCAATATTTAAGTAGTATAAATATGGGAAATATGATTATGGAACCACTTAGAGGAGGAAACTTAGTAGATAACATACCAAATGAAGTTCAATCTCTTTGGGATAGTGCTCCAACAAAAAAAAGTCCTGTTCAATGGGCATTCCAATATCTTTGGGATATGGAAGGAATTAGTACAGTGTTTAGTGGAATGAGTTCATTAGAACAGGTTAAAGAAAACATAGCTATAGCTGATTTTGGTTATCCTAATACATTAACAACAGAAGAAAAAGATATCATTAAAGAAGTAGCTAAAGCTTATAAACAAAGAAAGGACATTGCTTGTACACAATGTAAATATTGCATGCCATGTCCAGAAAAGGTAGCTATTCCAACATGTTTCAAAGAATATAATATAGCAAAAATGCTTGACAATCCTGAAGCAAGTTCAATGCAATATTTTTCACTTCTTAATGAGGAAAATTATGCATCATCATGTACTGAATGTGGAGATTGTGTACCTATGTGTCCTGAAATGATAAACATTCCCGAGGAGCTGAAAAAAGTTAAAAAACTTTTTGGACAATGA
- a CDS encoding adenosylhomocysteinase encodes MSKVRDMNLANEGIRKIKWVQKHMPVLEHIKKEFEKTKPFEGITIGSCLHLEPKTINLGLTLQAGGAEVAMTGCNPLSTHDDATAGGAALGLNMYGWREETEEEYYETINDVLDYKPDIIIDDGADMILVLHQERKELLNKVMGACEETTTGVHRLEAMHADGALKIPLIAVNDAYTKYLFDNRYGTGQSTFDAIMGTTNMLIAGKTVAVCGYGWCGRGVATRAAGLGANVIVTEVDAIRALEARMDGYRVMPTSEAVKYADLMITVTGNINVISGDDFKNMKDGCMLANSGHFNVEINRVDLENQSVSVEDVRESVEEFTMKDGRKIYLLADGRLVNLAAERGQGHPAEIMDLSFAAQALSAKFILENDLDVGVMKSPDELDYEIAGLKLKAMGIEIDNLSDRQNEYLNDWQEGT; translated from the coding sequence ATGAGTAAAGTAAGAGATATGAATTTAGCTAATGAGGGAATTAGAAAAATTAAATGGGTTCAAAAACACATGCCGGTTCTTGAACATATTAAAAAAGAATTTGAGAAAACAAAACCTTTCGAAGGAATAACTATTGGATCTTGCCTTCATCTTGAACCAAAAACTATTAATCTTGGTCTAACTCTCCAAGCTGGTGGTGCAGAAGTAGCTATGACTGGATGTAATCCTCTTTCTACTCATGATGATGCAACAGCTGGTGGTGCGGCACTTGGACTCAACATGTATGGTTGGAGAGAAGAAACAGAAGAGGAATATTATGAAACTATAAATGATGTTCTTGATTATAAGCCTGACATCATTATTGATGATGGTGCAGATATGATATTGGTTCTTCATCAAGAGAGAAAAGAACTACTTAACAAAGTCATGGGGGCATGTGAAGAAACTACTACTGGTGTTCATAGATTAGAAGCTATGCATGCTGATGGTGCACTTAAAATACCTCTTATAGCTGTAAATGACGCATATACTAAATATCTCTTTGATAATAGGTATGGAACTGGTCAATCTACATTTGATGCTATTATGGGAACTACTAATATGTTAATAGCTGGTAAAACTGTGGCTGTCTGTGGTTATGGTTGGTGTGGTCGTGGTGTAGCTACTCGTGCTGCAGGTCTTGGTGCAAATGTTATTGTAACTGAAGTTGATGCAATCAGAGCACTTGAAGCAAGAATGGATGGTTACAGAGTCATGCCTACAAGTGAAGCTGTAAAATACGCTGATTTAATGATTACAGTCACTGGAAATATTAATGTAATTAGTGGAGATGACTTTAAAAATATGAAAGATGGGTGTATGTTAGCTAACTCTGGTCATTTTAATGTTGAAATTAACAGAGTAGATCTTGAAAATCAATCTGTCTCTGTTGAGGATGTAAGAGAAAGTGTTGAAGAGTTCACTATGAAAGATGGAAGAAAAATTTATCTTTTAGCTGATGGCCGTCTTGTTAATTTGGCTGCTGAGAGAGGTCAAGGTCACCCTGCTGAAATTATGGATTTAAGTTTTGCTGCTCAGGCATTATCAGCTAAATTTATTCTTGAAAATGATCTTGATGTAGGAGTTATGAAATCTCCAGATGAACTTGATTATGAAATTGCTGGATTAAAACTTAAAGCTATGGGTATTGAAATTGATAATTTATCTGATCGTCAAAATGAATATTTAAATGATTGGCAAGAAGGAACTTAG
- a CDS encoding DUF2119 domain-containing protein has protein sequence MSYFRFINKGKGPTKLFVGGIHGNEGETTIDFFKSLIFSDFSNGKTFIYNFDNTRYISTLKKEYFDSDMGKYLIKIIKKHKPDFYTELHCYNIKNYEKLTSKDRMESQGIPPLINLENHVLISSVSPLIRKKYFQMETVCKTLEIPCIKKNSGVGENFSMDTDSANIYLNILKILAKVKNREEFQNKMVELYPKQVDLAIKYAKEIFGKYFPPF, from the coding sequence ATGTCATATTTTAGATTCATTAATAAAGGAAAAGGACCTACAAAGCTATTTGTAGGCGGAATTCATGGTAATGAAGGAGAAACCACTATTGATTTTTTTAAATCTCTTATCTTTTCAGATTTCTCTAATGGTAAAACTTTTATTTATAATTTTGATAATACTCGTTATATATCTACTTTAAAAAAAGAATATTTTGATTCAGATATGGGCAAATATCTTATAAAGATTATTAAAAAACATAAACCTGATTTTTACACAGAACTTCATTGTTATAATATTAAAAATTATGAAAAGTTGACATCTAAAGATAGAATGGAATCTCAAGGGATTCCTCCTTTGATAAATCTTGAAAATCACGTTTTAATAAGTTCTGTTTCTCCACTTATTAGAAAAAAATATTTTCAAATGGAAACTGTTTGTAAGACTTTAGAAATTCCATGTATTAAAAAGAATAGTGGAGTAGGTGAAAACTTTTCAATGGATACAGATTCTGCTAATATTTATTTAAATATTCTTAAAATATTAGCTAAAGTAAAAAATAGGGAAGAGTTTCAAAATAAAATGGTAGAATTATATCCAAAACAAGTTGATTTAGCTATAAAATATGCAAAAGAAATATTTGGAAAATATTTTCCTCCTTTTTAA
- the fen gene encoding flap endonuclease-1, translated as MGVKFKDIVTPEDISFKDLDGKVIAIDAANTLYQFLSSIRQVDGTPLMDSNGNITSHLSGILYRTSNIVDKGIKPIFVFDGEPSEFKENTIAERREVRQDAEKKWKKALKDGDAETAAKFAKRSSRMSPYILESAKELLEIMGIPYVQSFGEGEAQASYMVANGDAWAVASQDYDCLLFGSPKIIRNLTISGNLSDLEYLELEKVLKNMDITREQLIDIAILVGTDFNEGVKGIGAKTGFKIVKNSTIENYLEEKDISLEIEPEKLRNIFLNPEINKNYNIKWKQVDKEKIIDFMCNQHDFSKERVLSAVKKMKKLSTTQKSLEDWFG; from the coding sequence ATGGGAGTTAAATTTAAAGATATTGTAACACCTGAAGATATTAGTTTTAAAGATCTTGATGGGAAAGTAATAGCTATAGATGCAGCTAATACACTTTATCAATTTTTATCAAGTATTCGTCAAGTTGATGGAACTCCTCTCATGGATAGTAATGGGAATATTACATCACACCTTAGTGGAATACTATATAGAACTTCAAATATTGTAGATAAAGGAATAAAACCAATTTTTGTTTTTGATGGAGAACCTTCTGAGTTTAAAGAAAACACAATAGCAGAACGTAGAGAAGTTCGACAAGATGCAGAAAAAAAATGGAAAAAAGCTTTAAAAGATGGTGATGCTGAAACGGCTGCAAAATTTGCCAAAAGATCATCTCGAATGTCACCATACATTTTGGAATCAGCTAAAGAATTGCTTGAAATTATGGGAATTCCATATGTTCAATCTTTTGGAGAAGGTGAAGCTCAAGCTTCTTACATGGTTGCAAATGGAGATGCTTGGGCAGTAGCTTCACAAGATTATGACTGTTTATTATTTGGTTCACCAAAAATCATTAGAAATCTTACAATAAGTGGAAATTTGTCTGATTTAGAATATTTAGAACTTGAAAAAGTATTAAAAAATATGGATATTACAAGAGAACAACTAATTGACATAGCTATACTGGTTGGAACTGATTTTAATGAAGGCGTGAAAGGAATAGGTGCTAAAACTGGTTTCAAAATAGTTAAAAATTCTACAATAGAAAATTATCTTGAAGAAAAAGATATTTCACTAGAAATAGAACCAGAAAAACTTAGAAATATCTTTTTAAATCCAGAAATTAATAAAAATTACAATATCAAATGGAAACAAGTTGATAAAGAGAAAATAATTGATTTTATGTGTAATCAGCATGATTTTTCTAAAGAAAGAGTTTTAAGTGCAGTTAAAAAAATGAAAAAACTCAGCACAACTCAAAAAAGCTTAGAAGACTGGTTTGGATAA
- the hacA gene encoding homoaconitase large subunit: MNITEKILSNKAGYKVTPEEIIEIEVDLAMSHDGTSPPAIKTFEKIAKKVWNPEKIAIVFDHNIPANTIGSAEFQKVARNFANEQQIKKLYTHGEGICHQVLPEKGLVEPGMIIVGADSHTCTYGAFGAFSTGMGSTDIAMVYATGKTWFMVPESYKIEVNGYLPTNTTSKDIILKIIGEIGADGATYKTAEFCGETIDNLDVSSRMTISNMAIEMGAKNGIMEPNKATIDYVIKRTGKSQEQLNIFKSDKDATYEKEFSFDITDIEPQIACPNDVDNVKNISNVLGTHIDQGFIGSCTNGRLEDLEQAAKVLKGKKIHDDVRLIVSPASSEIYEKAMEQGIMKTFIESGAIICNPGCGPCLGGHMGVLTEGEVSISTTNRNFKGRMGDPNSEVYLANPGVVASSAIKGFIENPENIL, from the coding sequence TTGAATATTACAGAAAAAATCCTTTCAAACAAAGCAGGATATAAAGTTACACCTGAAGAAATCATAGAAATAGAAGTAGATCTAGCTATGTCTCATGATGGAACATCTCCTCCTGCAATTAAAACATTTGAGAAAATAGCTAAAAAAGTTTGGAATCCTGAAAAAATAGCTATTGTATTTGACCATAATATTCCAGCTAACACTATTGGTTCAGCTGAATTTCAAAAAGTAGCTAGAAACTTCGCAAATGAACAACAAATAAAAAAATTATATACTCATGGTGAAGGAATATGTCACCAAGTTTTACCTGAAAAAGGCCTAGTTGAACCTGGAATGATAATTGTTGGTGCAGACTCTCATACTTGTACTTATGGTGCTTTTGGAGCGTTTTCTACAGGAATGGGTTCTACTGATATAGCTATGGTTTATGCCACTGGAAAAACCTGGTTTATGGTTCCAGAATCTTATAAAATTGAAGTAAATGGTTATCTCCCGACCAATACTACTTCAAAAGACATAATACTCAAAATTATTGGAGAAATTGGGGCAGATGGGGCAACATATAAAACAGCTGAATTTTGTGGTGAAACTATAGATAATTTAGATGTTAGCTCTAGAATGACAATTTCTAATATGGCTATTGAAATGGGAGCTAAAAATGGAATAATGGAACCTAATAAAGCTACAATTGACTATGTTATCAAGAGAACTGGAAAATCACAAGAACAATTAAATATATTTAAATCTGATAAAGATGCTACCTATGAAAAAGAATTTTCATTTGATATTACAGATATTGAACCTCAAATAGCTTGTCCAAATGATGTTGATAATGTAAAAAATATTTCAAATGTATTAGGAACCCATATTGATCAAGGTTTCATTGGTTCTTGTACCAATGGAAGATTAGAAGATCTTGAACAAGCAGCAAAGGTACTTAAAGGGAAAAAAATTCATGATGATGTTAGATTAATTGTATCTCCTGCTTCAAGTGAAATTTATGAAAAAGCAATGGAACAAGGAATTATGAAGACATTTATTGAATCTGGAGCCATTATCTGCAACCCTGGATGTGGGCCATGTTTAGGTGGGCATATGGGTGTTTTAACAGAAGGAGAAGTGAGCATATCTACTACAAATAGAAATTTTAAAGGTAGAATGGGAGATCCTAATTCTGAAGTTTATTTAGCTAACCCAGGAGTAGTTGCTAGTTCAGCCATCAAAGGATTTATTGAAAATCCTGAAAATATTTTATAA
- a CDS encoding homocitrate synthase family protein, which translates to MQYYVSPFNKEAKLKFPKKITIYDTTLRDGEQTPDVCLNPEEKLEIAKKLDELRIHQIEAGFPIVSNQEKKAVKTIANEGLNAQVISLARTKKEDIDAALDCDVDGVISFMATSDLHLEHKLHLSREQALNVCMNSIEYAKDHGLFVAFSAEDATRTDLDFLKRIYKKAEEFGVDRVHIADTVGSISPQGMDFLVRELKKTINLEIAMHCHNDFGMALSNSIAGLLAGGSAVSTTVNGIGERAGNTSLEELIMALKIIYGVDLGFKIKHIQELANLVEKYTKIKIHNNKPIVGRNIFRHESGIHVDAVIEEPLTYEPFLPELTGQRRQLVLGKHSGCRAVKAKLDQCGVEVTKDELCKIVEEVKRSREEGKYINDEVFNHIVKTVRGPFDL; encoded by the coding sequence TTGCAATATTATGTAAGTCCCTTTAATAAAGAAGCTAAATTAAAATTTCCAAAAAAAATTACAATTTATGACACCACGCTTCGTGATGGTGAACAAACTCCTGATGTATGTTTAAACCCAGAAGAGAAATTAGAGATAGCTAAAAAGCTTGATGAACTTAGAATACATCAGATTGAAGCAGGTTTTCCTATTGTTTCTAATCAGGAAAAAAAAGCTGTTAAAACAATAGCTAATGAAGGATTAAATGCACAAGTAATATCTCTAGCTAGAACAAAGAAAGAAGATATTGATGCAGCTCTTGACTGTGATGTTGATGGAGTCATATCTTTTATGGCCACCTCTGACCTTCACCTTGAACATAAGTTACATTTAAGCAGAGAACAAGCTCTTAACGTTTGTATGAATTCTATTGAATATGCAAAGGACCATGGACTTTTTGTAGCTTTTTCTGCAGAAGATGCTACTAGAACTGATCTTGATTTCTTAAAAAGAATCTATAAAAAAGCTGAAGAGTTTGGAGTAGATAGAGTTCATATTGCAGACACCGTTGGTTCAATAAGCCCTCAAGGAATGGATTTCCTTGTAAGAGAACTTAAAAAAACAATCAATCTAGAAATAGCTATGCACTGTCATAATGACTTTGGAATGGCTCTCTCTAATTCAATAGCTGGACTTCTTGCAGGAGGAAGTGCTGTATCAACAACTGTAAATGGTATTGGTGAGAGGGCAGGAAACACTTCTCTAGAAGAGCTAATAATGGCATTAAAAATAATATACGGAGTAGATTTAGGGTTTAAAATAAAACACATTCAAGAACTAGCTAACCTTGTTGAAAAATACACAAAAATTAAAATACATAATAATAAACCGATTGTAGGAAGAAATATATTTAGACATGAATCTGGAATCCATGTAGATGCTGTTATTGAAGAACCTCTTACATATGAACCATTTTTACCAGAACTAACTGGGCAAAGAAGACAATTAGTTCTTGGAAAACACTCTGGTTGTAGAGCTGTAAAAGCTAAACTAGATCAATGTGGTGTTGAAGTCACAAAAGATGAACTTTGTAAGATTGTTGAAGAAGTTAAGAGAAGTAGAGAAGAAGGAAAATATATCAATGATGAAGTATTTAACCATATTGTTAAAACCGTACGAGGTCCTTTTGATCTCTAA